A stretch of the Salarias fasciatus chromosome 3, fSalaFa1.1, whole genome shotgun sequence genome encodes the following:
- the LOC115385968 gene encoding uncharacterized protein LOC115385968 has translation MGSSESRQEESSKERECVEEQEADQRESTPEEKRYDPNDPTLTIVDEEDQLDFELDNFQSPRALMSCGHAVTPTSLTNWCRRQLDQGERFFVCGMPGCDARWSYEEVCRMALLTPEEMDYFENKIFDNAKDFFGIKSCPGCQSTAMRSDFTNLCVQCTVCTNDRGKPFFFCWQCLREWRGPSPRTDRCDNKDCFNKSLKILMNCPDMTFLDVKGVTGCPSIRACPSCGFLLGHNKAWCKFLACARCREVFCFVCLKNKTICCETSNPYNLCSSGVAPRQTSIPASKWENC, from the exons ATGGGATCCAGTGAGAGCAGGCAGGAGGAAAGCAGTAAAGAGAGAGAAtgtgtggaggagcaggaggccgaTCAGAGAGAATCCACACCGGAGGAGAAGCGCTACGACCCGAACGATCCGACTCTGACCATCGTGGATGAAGAAGATCAACTTGACT TTGAGTTGGACAACTTTCAGTCTCCCAGAGCTCTGATGTCTTGTGGTCACGCCGTCACCCCGACGTCTCTTACCAACTGGTGCCGCCGGCAGCTGGACCAG GGTGAGAGATTCTTTGTTTGTGGGATGCCTGGTTGTGATGCTCGGTGGTCCTATGAGGAGGTCTGTCGAATGGCTCTTCTGACCCCTGAAGAAATGGactactttgaaaacaaaatattcgATAACGCCAAGGACTTCTTCGGCATCAAATCA TGTCCTGGCTGCCAATCCACAGCGATGAGGAGTGATTTCACCAACCTCTGTGTTCAGTGCACGGTGTGCACCAATGACCGTGGAAAGccgttcttcttctgctggcagTGCCTGAGAGAGTGGCGAGGCCCGTCGCCGCGTACAGACCGCTGTGACAACAAAGACTGCTTCAATAAGTCCTTAAAGATTCTGATGAACTGTCCAGACATGACCTTCCTAGACGTGAAGGGGGTCACCGGCTGCCCCTCCATCCGGGCCTGTCCCTCCTGTGGCTTCCTGCTGGGACACAACAAAGCCTGGTGCAAATTCTTGGCTTGTGCTCGATGCAGGGAGGTTTTCTGCTTCGTGTGTCTGAAGAACAAAACAATCTGCTGTGAGACAA gtaaCCCTTATAACCTTTGTTCCAGCGGCGTGGCCCCAAGACAGACCTCCATACCCGCGTCGAAGTGGGAAAACTGCTAA
- the LOC115385976 gene encoding ubiquitin carboxyl-terminal hydrolase nonstop-like isoform X3: MSGEDFNEVSPEASQEHVMVEFPQIMTLLLKRFHFDFNTVSDVKSNCCVEVPFEIQMMNKSYTLYGMVNHMGSLGGGHYTATVWSREDNTWWRNSLEAMRLTEMAETVKSMKSNISSSAYLLMYRASESQIEEFIEEEDKPNPHKQRFRRNLVFIIVYGSIIYLWYLLSCVYFTE, translated from the exons ATGTCTGGAGAGGATTTTAATGAAGTCAGTCCTGAGGCCTCGCAG GAACATGTGATGGTGGAGTTTCCTCAAATCATGACTCTTCTCCTCAAGAGGTTTCACTTTGACTTCAACACTGTGTCAGACGTGAAGTCAAACTGCTGTGTGGAAGTGCCGTTTGAAATCCAGATGATG AATAAGAGCTACACCCTGTACGGGATGGTGAATCACATGGGCAGTCTCGGAGGTGGACACTACACCGCCACCGTCTGGAGCAGGGAGGACAACACCTG GTGGAGAAACAGTTTGGAAGCAATGAGACTTACAG aaatggcTGAAACAGTGAAATCAATGAAGTCGAACAT CTCCAGTTCTGCATATCTGCTCATGTACAGAG CTTCAGAGAGTCAGATCGAGGAGTTCATCGAAGAGGAGGACAAACCCAATCCCCACAAGCAAAGATTTAGGAGGAATCTGGTCTTCATCATTGTGTATGGCAGTATAATTTACTTGTGGTACTTATTATCTTGTGTTTACTTCACAGAGTGA
- the LOC115385976 gene encoding ubiquitin carboxyl-terminal hydrolase 9-like isoform X4, with protein sequence MKSVLRPRRTEHTGDDMVYCRECSQKTEGSSASSPASAEHVMVEFPQIMTLLLKRFHFDFNTVSDVKSNCCVEVPFEIQMMNKSYTLYGMVNHMGSLGGGHYTATVWSREDNTWWRNSLEAMRLTAPVLHICSCTELQRVRSRSSSKRRTNPIPTSKDLGGIWSSSLCMAV encoded by the exons ATGAAGTCAGTCCTGAGGCCTCGCAG GACAGAACACACTGGAGACGACATGGTGTACTGCAGAGAATGCAGccagaagacagaggggagcaGTGCGAGTTCTCCAGCATCAGCT GAACATGTGATGGTGGAGTTTCCTCAAATCATGACTCTTCTCCTCAAGAGGTTTCACTTTGACTTCAACACTGTGTCAGACGTGAAGTCAAACTGCTGTGTGGAAGTGCCGTTTGAAATCCAGATGATG AATAAGAGCTACACCCTGTACGGGATGGTGAATCACATGGGCAGTCTCGGAGGTGGACACTACACCGCCACCGTCTGGAGCAGGGAGGACAACACCTG GTGGAGAAACAGTTTGGAAGCAATGAGACTTACAG CTCCAGTTCTGCATATCTGCTCATGTACAGAG CTTCAGAGAGTCAGATCGAGGAGTTCATCGAAGAGGAGGACAAACCCAATCCCCACAAGCAAAGATTTAGGAGGAATCTGGTCTTCATCATTGTGTATGGCAGTATAA
- the LOC115385976 gene encoding putative ubiquitin carboxyl-terminal hydrolase 50 isoform X1, translating to MKSVLRPRRTEHTGDDMVYCRECSQKTEGSSASSPASAEHVMVEFPQIMTLLLKRFHFDFNTVSDVKSNCCVEVPFEIQMMNKSYTLYGMVNHMGSLGGGHYTATVWSREDNTWWRNSLEAMRLTEMAETVKSMKSNISSSAYLLMYRASESQIEEFIEEEDKPNPHKQRFRRNLVFIIVYGSIIYLWYLLSCVYFTE from the exons ATGAAGTCAGTCCTGAGGCCTCGCAG GACAGAACACACTGGAGACGACATGGTGTACTGCAGAGAATGCAGccagaagacagaggggagcaGTGCGAGTTCTCCAGCATCAGCT GAACATGTGATGGTGGAGTTTCCTCAAATCATGACTCTTCTCCTCAAGAGGTTTCACTTTGACTTCAACACTGTGTCAGACGTGAAGTCAAACTGCTGTGTGGAAGTGCCGTTTGAAATCCAGATGATG AATAAGAGCTACACCCTGTACGGGATGGTGAATCACATGGGCAGTCTCGGAGGTGGACACTACACCGCCACCGTCTGGAGCAGGGAGGACAACACCTG GTGGAGAAACAGTTTGGAAGCAATGAGACTTACAG aaatggcTGAAACAGTGAAATCAATGAAGTCGAACAT CTCCAGTTCTGCATATCTGCTCATGTACAGAG CTTCAGAGAGTCAGATCGAGGAGTTCATCGAAGAGGAGGACAAACCCAATCCCCACAAGCAAAGATTTAGGAGGAATCTGGTCTTCATCATTGTGTATGGCAGTATAATTTACTTGTGGTACTTATTATCTTGTGTTTACTTCACAGAGTGA
- the LOC115385976 gene encoding putative ubiquitin carboxyl-terminal hydrolase 50 isoform X2, with amino-acid sequence MVYCRECSQKTEGSSASSPASAEHVMVEFPQIMTLLLKRFHFDFNTVSDVKSNCCVEVPFEIQMMNKSYTLYGMVNHMGSLGGGHYTATVWSREDNTWWRNSLEAMRLTEMAETVKSMKSNISSSAYLLMYRASESQIEEFIEEEDKPNPHKQRFRRNLVFIIVYGSIIYLWYLLSCVYFTE; translated from the exons ATGGTGTACTGCAGAGAATGCAGccagaagacagaggggagcaGTGCGAGTTCTCCAGCATCAGCT GAACATGTGATGGTGGAGTTTCCTCAAATCATGACTCTTCTCCTCAAGAGGTTTCACTTTGACTTCAACACTGTGTCAGACGTGAAGTCAAACTGCTGTGTGGAAGTGCCGTTTGAAATCCAGATGATG AATAAGAGCTACACCCTGTACGGGATGGTGAATCACATGGGCAGTCTCGGAGGTGGACACTACACCGCCACCGTCTGGAGCAGGGAGGACAACACCTG GTGGAGAAACAGTTTGGAAGCAATGAGACTTACAG aaatggcTGAAACAGTGAAATCAATGAAGTCGAACAT CTCCAGTTCTGCATATCTGCTCATGTACAGAG CTTCAGAGAGTCAGATCGAGGAGTTCATCGAAGAGGAGGACAAACCCAATCCCCACAAGCAAAGATTTAGGAGGAATCTGGTCTTCATCATTGTGTATGGCAGTATAATTTACTTGTGGTACTTATTATCTTGTGTTTACTTCACAGAGTGA
- the LOC115385976 gene encoding probable ubiquitin carboxyl-terminal hydrolase 5 isoform X5 has product MVEFPQIMTLLLKRFHFDFNTVSDVKSNCCVEVPFEIQMMNKSYTLYGMVNHMGSLGGGHYTATVWSREDNTWWRNSLEAMRLTEMAETVKSMKSNISSSAYLLMYRASESQIEEFIEEEDKPNPHKQRFRRNLVFIIVYGSIIYLWYLLSCVYFTE; this is encoded by the exons ATGGTGGAGTTTCCTCAAATCATGACTCTTCTCCTCAAGAGGTTTCACTTTGACTTCAACACTGTGTCAGACGTGAAGTCAAACTGCTGTGTGGAAGTGCCGTTTGAAATCCAGATGATG AATAAGAGCTACACCCTGTACGGGATGGTGAATCACATGGGCAGTCTCGGAGGTGGACACTACACCGCCACCGTCTGGAGCAGGGAGGACAACACCTG GTGGAGAAACAGTTTGGAAGCAATGAGACTTACAG aaatggcTGAAACAGTGAAATCAATGAAGTCGAACAT CTCCAGTTCTGCATATCTGCTCATGTACAGAG CTTCAGAGAGTCAGATCGAGGAGTTCATCGAAGAGGAGGACAAACCCAATCCCCACAAGCAAAGATTTAGGAGGAATCTGGTCTTCATCATTGTGTATGGCAGTATAATTTACTTGTGGTACTTATTATCTTGTGTTTACTTCACAGAGTGA
- the LOC115385974 gene encoding uncharacterized protein LOC115385974 isoform X3 yields MKTGNIPSDVFFYKNNKLIENETRGEMKISAVSESDEGFYKCQYNGRESAQSWMAVQFVSRQKGFPMWTIGLICGLLLLIFLLLLLCCCRKTTDSCFNRCQSSQQSQTTDHSSNQLEDQCNTYASPFQVKKKKEPEESTVYADVKTTSSQDDEVTYAQVKPNKCNAKGKKGRTAPAAAEETVYSEVKAETTHDN; encoded by the exons ATGAAGACTGGAAATATtccctctgatgtgtttttctacaaaaataacaaactcaTTGAAAATGAGACACGAGGAGAGATGAAGATCTCTGCAGTGTCAGAATCAGATGAAGGTTTCTACAAGTGTCAGTACAATGGAAGAGAATCAGCACAAAGCTGGATGGCTGTTCAGT TTGTATCCAGGCAAAAGGGTTTTCCGATGTGGACTATTGGGTTGATTTGTGGACTTTTGCTGcttatttttctgctgctgctgttgtgctgctgcagaaagacaACAG aCTCATGCTTCAACAG GTGTCAAAGTTCGCAGCAGAGTCAAActacagaccacagcagcaacCAGCTGGAAGATCAATGCAACACATACGCTTCTCCGTTCCAAG tgaagaagaagaaggaaccAGAAGAGAGCACTGTTTATGCTGATGTGAAGACCACATCATCTCAAG ATGATGAAGTGACCTATGCTCAAGTAAAGCCCAATAAATGTAAcgcaaaaggaaagaaag GGAggacagctccagcagccgctgaAGAAACAGTTTATTCAGAAGTCAAAGCAGAAACCACTCATGATAACTGA
- the LOC115385974 gene encoding uncharacterized protein LOC115385974 isoform X2 has protein sequence MKTGNIPSDVFFYKNNKLIENETRGEMKISAVSESDEGFYKCQYNGRESAQSWMAVQFVSRQKGFPMWTIGLICGLLLLIFLLLLLCCCRKTTDSCFNRVNRCQSSQQSQTTDHSSNQLEDQCNTYASPFQVKKKKEPEESTVYADVKTTSSQDDEVTYAQVKPNKCNAKGKKGRTAPAAAEETVYSEVKAETTHDN, from the exons ATGAAGACTGGAAATATtccctctgatgtgtttttctacaaaaataacaaactcaTTGAAAATGAGACACGAGGAGAGATGAAGATCTCTGCAGTGTCAGAATCAGATGAAGGTTTCTACAAGTGTCAGTACAATGGAAGAGAATCAGCACAAAGCTGGATGGCTGTTCAGT TTGTATCCAGGCAAAAGGGTTTTCCGATGTGGACTATTGGGTTGATTTGTGGACTTTTGCTGcttatttttctgctgctgctgttgtgctgctgcagaaagacaACAG aCTCATGCTTCAACAG GGTTAACAGGTGTCAAAGTTCGCAGCAGAGTCAAActacagaccacagcagcaacCAGCTGGAAGATCAATGCAACACATACGCTTCTCCGTTCCAAG tgaagaagaagaaggaaccAGAAGAGAGCACTGTTTATGCTGATGTGAAGACCACATCATCTCAAG ATGATGAAGTGACCTATGCTCAAGTAAAGCCCAATAAATGTAAcgcaaaaggaaagaaag GGAggacagctccagcagccgctgaAGAAACAGTTTATTCAGAAGTCAAAGCAGAAACCACTCATGATAACTGA
- the LOC115385974 gene encoding uncharacterized protein LOC115385974 isoform X1 → MKTGNIPSDVFFYKNNKLIENETRGEMKISAVSESDEGFYKCQYNGRESAQSWMAVQFVSRQKGFPMWTIGLICGLLLLIFLLLLLCCCRKTTDSCFNRVNRCQSSQQSQTTDHSSNQLEDQCNTYASPFQGESDNVTYSSIKLKKVKNVKKKKEPEESTVYADVKTTSSQDDEVTYAQVKPNKCNAKGKKGRTAPAAAEETVYSEVKAETTHDN, encoded by the exons ATGAAGACTGGAAATATtccctctgatgtgtttttctacaaaaataacaaactcaTTGAAAATGAGACACGAGGAGAGATGAAGATCTCTGCAGTGTCAGAATCAGATGAAGGTTTCTACAAGTGTCAGTACAATGGAAGAGAATCAGCACAAAGCTGGATGGCTGTTCAGT TTGTATCCAGGCAAAAGGGTTTTCCGATGTGGACTATTGGGTTGATTTGTGGACTTTTGCTGcttatttttctgctgctgctgttgtgctgctgcagaaagacaACAG aCTCATGCTTCAACAG GGTTAACAGGTGTCAAAGTTCGCAGCAGAGTCAAActacagaccacagcagcaacCAGCTGGAAGATCAATGCAACACATACGCTTCTCCGTTCCAAG GTGAATCTGATAATGTGACATATTCTTCAATTAAGCTTAAAAAGGTCAAAAATG tgaagaagaagaaggaaccAGAAGAGAGCACTGTTTATGCTGATGTGAAGACCACATCATCTCAAG ATGATGAAGTGACCTATGCTCAAGTAAAGCCCAATAAATGTAAcgcaaaaggaaagaaag GGAggacagctccagcagccgctgaAGAAACAGTTTATTCAGAAGTCAAAGCAGAAACCACTCATGATAACTGA